Genomic window (Rhinatrema bivittatum chromosome 9, aRhiBiv1.1, whole genome shotgun sequence):
CTATTCCCAATGGGTCCCAATTCAAAAACCCCAACTGGAACAAAGCTCCCCAACCGGAGAAGCAAACCAAGAAATCAAGAAATCAGATTAGGTGAACAAACAAACagcgagcggactctccgttacttcagacCAGCAAAAAACATgggtgggatcctggactgatccatggtactacaggaacgaaaattatcaggtaagaaactaattttcctttccctgtatgtaccaggatcagtccaggacacctgggatgtaccagagctatcttaccgagggtgggaaccagagagtcccgctcggagtaccctctctccaaaacccccagagtCAGTGGCCTGAACGTCCAACCGGTAATGCCTagtgaaagtgtgcaacgacttccaggtggccgccctgcaaatctcttgaggcgacacctgcgaGGACTCTGCCCATGAAGCCGCGTGCGACCGTGTCGAGTGAGCCCTAAGACCCATGGGCACAGGCTTACCCCGTACCACATACGCtgagccaatggcctccttgagccaacgagcgatTGTAGTCCGGGAAGCCGCTCCACCTCTTTTTGGACCAGAAAACAGAACGAAGAGGTGATCAGATACCCTGAAAGGATTAGTGACTTCCAGGTAGCGAAGGAGGACCCTCTGCACGTCTAGCTTCCGTAGTTCCCTGGATTTCGGATCCGACAAGTCTGCAACAGGGAAGGCAGGAAGCTCgatcgattgattcaaatgaaacgccGACACAACTTTTGGtaagaaagaaggaaccgtccgtaaggaaacccctGAATCCGAGATCCTCAGGAACGGCTCCCTACATGACAACACCTGCAACTCCGAGACTCGCCTTGCCGAGGCGATTGCGACGAGGAACACCGTCTTCAACGTAAGATCCTTGAGTGTCGACCGCTTTATTGGCTCAAAAGGCGACGAGCACAAGACGGAAAGTAcccagttgagattccaggacggacaaggatgGCGCAATGGAGGGCGCAAATGCTTAGCCCCCCTAAGAAAACACGCTATATCCGGGTGTAGTGCCAGAGACACCCCATGCACCTTGCCCCTTAGGCATTCAAGTGCTGCAACCTGAACCCGTAGGGTACTACACGAGAGACCTTAGCAAGGCCAGCCTGAAGAAAAGCTAGAATATCGGAGACGGAAGCCGAAATAGGATCCACGCTGCGCTCCGCACACCAGTCATCAAAGACCAcccagacccggacataagccaAGGACGTGGACTGCTTCCTAGCCCGCAACAACGTGGaaaccaccgcatccgaataaccctTTCTATTCAggtgctgcctctcaaaagccatgccgcgagacaaaagtgatccgcatcctccaagcAAAACCTGAGGAACCGTTGATAAAACAGCTGGATGCCGATATGgaggtacgcttccgtgaggtccaagGACGCCAGAAACTCGCCCGGGTGGACTGAGGCAATCACAGACCGAATTGTCTCCATTTTGAAATGGAGAATGGGAAGACATCTGTTTACCCCTTTTAGATcctaggaagagcctgaggagtaAATGTTTTCATCTAAGAAGTGGGGTCCCTTATTAGAGGAAAGGAGTTGAGTGTATTCAAGGGCTGTATTTGCTGCAGACTCAGGTTTGTTCCACTTGAGAGGAGAGTGCCTGTCTGCTACTTCATAAGGAGATCTAAAGAatttaagaagacttcaggaaaaaGGGTAGAGAAAGATAAAGGGTAAGAAATGGCATCCAGAGAAATTAAAAGACTTTATTattagaagagtgaggtcacaagtttattaatctttctgctgtactattatttatttactttattttaaatgcTACATTGAGTGCTGCAAATATTCTTCAGACAATTTAATAACTATCAGAAAAGaaattggaaaccacattgcttcctAGTGTGCTTTTTGGATGCAAAAAGCTGTGATTATTATCAGTGCTTGTTAGAGTGAAAGGAAAGGGGCTTGAACTGGGacaattgcaaaaggaccttggaaCTATTGTTCTCCTCTCAGGGAGCCCTGGAATTCAGAAGTAAACGTAGAGACAGAACTGCGGGCAGAAAGAGTCCAGCCCTCTTCCTATAGGCCCCTGGGTGCAGCATAAAGGATTTGTCCCGCCCGTAGGAGGAGGTGTGGACCTTTACATGAGAACTCATGGAGTAATGGACCTTTGAGAAAGTTATTGATGCTGTATCTCCATCACAATATCATGTTCATGGCATCCCCACATCCCAGAGATACATAACAAAATTGATGACTTTCTTTCACTTTAAATGGTCTTCTTGCTTGTCTTTCACACCAAGGGTGGACAAACAAGGAACATATGGAGGCTTGCCACCAAGAGGCATAGGATCTAATCATGCAGTCACTCTCTGAGAGCATCCACAGTTTTTACTGGTGGTCACTGACTAACAGAGAGGCTTTCTTGTAGAAATAAAGCATTTCCTTTTGCTGGCCACTATCCAAGCACAGCATCATACACTTCATATGAAAGTGTAGGGCATCAGAAATGTCCCTCCCCATTTTAAAGACACAATTGGCagggctaatttttttttttttgctaaggtcctgtggtgtgatgagtggaggagtagcctagtggttagagcagtgggatgtgaactagggaagccagggttgtgaactagggaagccagggttcataaAGCTGTAAAGAGTTAAGGCTGTGTACTCATGCCCACTCCAGAACCTCAACAGCTTGTAAGCATTTAGACTAGTCTCTCTCCCTTGGCTCCTGGTATATATGAAGATGGAGCTCCGCTAATCAGTTCTACAGGGTTCTTGTTGCgccggttgtggacccttgggttgaggtagggttgacgctaccagtaggagggatcctatggctCCCCACCATTGGCAGACACTGAACGAACACCAGCATTcacagaaaaaataattttattgcaTATAACTTAAAACAAATACACAAACTAATTAAACTGGGTACTAAAACTCTCTAGAAATCTAGAACAAGATTCCAATTTAGCagttttataaacattttaagtATGCAAAATTGAGGCCAGACTTCCTGCACACAGACTGATGTATTACGCTAAAGTCAGCAGTCTGGAGAAAAATCTGCAGCTAGCAGGGATTgcagagaataaaaacaaatttttccctcTCAGAATAATTAGAAAGCATGAGCTGTTGGGAACGGGAATTGTATATATTCTTACTATGCTTTCCCCCACTCAAACACATCTGGCAATGTAATCAAAAGAGATTTACAAACAGGATATGTCGCTCTTATAGTACCATCATAAGAATACATCATTGTCAGGAGAAGGGGGAACCTCCTTTCGGAGAATTTGGTAGATAGTAATGGAGATACTGTGGTGCAGGCAGCCAGACAGGTATTGTTTGCACTTCAGTGCCTTGGCAGAGGTGCCCTAATGTCTGTTTCCAAGTTCTCACACTAAAGTTTATGACTCGGTAATTTCTGAAAAAGCACTCTGGCAGGGGTGTGGTTTAGTTAATGGTGAGCATGTCACTCTGGATCTCGTGACTCAGTTGGGTCTGCAGGTCGCTAAGTTTTTTCTTCAGCCCAGATAATGCAGAAAGCACAATGGTTTCTGGGCGCAGAGAGCCACAGGACTCCACATTGTAGTAAAACCTGAGAAAGTAGAAATAAAACATCAGTTCAGTATCAACACTTCTCCTTTTGTAATAGTGAGATGGCCTGGGATAGATAGCACGATAGAACAGATCCATTAAATACTAACTACTGGTAAGTACCAGCTCCACTCGCCAAATAGACTGGGATAGTGTGACAAATAGTTGTAGCCAGCTAtttaatagacttagtttttgggtacttgccaggttcttatggcctggattggccactgttggaaacaggatgctgggcttgatggacccttggtctgactcagtatggcattttcttatgttcttaaggatggaggcctgctggcgtttcaccaataccagccctcgtttcccaggggttgaacctttgggtaccGGTGCCGGCTGGACTTAGTATGTCGTCGTTGATGGAAAgacagagaggtcagcccagaggcagcaacagtggaatggAGGAATCTttactggatgaggtggagtcccggagacccgggtgccagacagggggcacctgagtaagaacaggctgaagcctgaataggccaagtccaggatgtacaCTGAAGAGGCATCGTAGAGCAAGCTGGTCAGGGCCAGCGGCAATCAAGAATcagtggcaagacaaggctgaggtctggacgaggagagagtcggtagcatagtcaggcaatgcagaggtctgggctaggaaagagtcaatagcgtagtcagacaaagccgaggtccgggcttggagagagtcaatggcgtggtcaggcaatgcagaggtccgggcttggagactcaatggcgtggtcaggcaatgcagaggtccgagcttggagacagtcaatggcgtggtcaggcattgcagaggtccaggcttggagagagtcgatgGCATGgttaggcaatgcagaagtctgggcttggagagagtcaatggcggtCAGGCAATACAGAGGACGTGTCCGAGAAAGCAATTCAATgaaaggttaggaatcaggaatgcaggaacaaaggagaacaggaacaggaactagcgagcatcaggaaccaggaatgtaggagaatcaccaggaagcaatgagtacacgaccagcgtggagacttgttgcaaaggcaatcattgGAAGATGAGCCTGGCCTTAAATACCGGAGTTCCagcgacgtcatcatccagggacGCAGCCaatttcccgccatgggcccttcatAAAAGTCAGTGATGTGTGCActcgcacctagggaggggcgtggcgctggacagcggcatctctccacgggccatgcggagaggcacAACGCAGAGCACAGGAGTCTGTAGCTGAAGCTGAGGCACCGGAGGTGGCCCCaggacggagctggtggcccaccgccaccagggatgaggaaccaggcactggattcgtcagagagaggtaaggggaCAGgtccgcgggtctgctgcggcacGAGTAATAGTTCTGAAGATTATCGTAGTTAAACTAGGCCTGGAAGTGAGTAATTCAGAACACATTCCTTCCATATAGGTGCAGCCACCTCAACATCAATTTTGGGCATGTTGTAAAGGCACTCATGGCAATAGATAGATGGCAGTTTTTCATTTCAAACCTTATATGCACCCTGTTTTTAATCAACTACAGTGGACCCTCGAGTTACAACCGGCCTGACATAtgaacaacttgggttacaaccaaaattttaaTTTTGAGTTTTAACAAGTCTTGAGTATGCtggccaaggccatgtgtattCGCTCGTGTGtgcggttgcttctaattgggcgttttttcctgtcaatcgtggtttttttgggcttggtgggtgggagttctgctctgctgttgcagtgattggctgctactgctgccgatgaggcctgtccatctcaggcgcacccagagctgcaaatgttcacaggagcagACAGGCAGACCCGGCATGGCATTTCAGCAAGCAAACggcatcactggtgaccaaggaagcttctgtgcagcagcagaaagggagtgtagcactcagctggctacaggaaggtatcaggagggaaggaatgagtatgctgggaggggaaatgagtgtttgggggcctgagatgtgctctgagAGGGTGCAGAGggggaatcctccccctcctcccttcctgcaagtcAAAGATGGAAAATTGAATGGTGAGTAtagtatgaaattgttgtttctggtaggctaggcacattttataactttttggtgagtacactaggaaaattattgGTATTTCTGGTAAATTAGACATATTGTtcaacccttttttattatgaaaaggttaggtaaggggtgttttgggaggtttggaatgcattatgggtatttccattatttcttatgggaaaaatagtcttgacttacaaccaacttgagttacaaccagcacTCACAAACGAATTGAGTtcataagtcaagggtccactgtattccTATCTTGTGTCTCCAGACCAAAACAGATTCAGAAGGTTTGGCTATGCATTTGTGTCTTTTGGCCAGCAAAGATGTCCTCCATGagagctcaggctgaagaaccaggaggatcttgatgacctggagaaggactagatGAATTGGTGGGGTAATTGGTAAAAGTGGTAATTTTACTTCATGTTACACATAAATCGAGATTTAAGCGAGTAAGCCCCACTTTATTTTTACatgaatataattttaaaatagataggaaaaagTAAAATACTCACCTTCTATGCACTgcatgtatttgagcataggtTTTGCTGCAcggtaaaaatatgcatattttataatatgtgcatatgtgacatgcatgggttataaaatactatggtaaatcTATGTGcaactaaatttatttatttatttatttatttattttgtttaagggttttttatataccgaggcacatttgcaaaacatcacctcggttcacaatgtaacataacttagcaacaagctttacaataacaattttttaacagggagagggttaacaagggTAGGAGTAGAACATACGAGAATtacatacatatgtacatgttagttttagCAAGTGAGTTCATCAAAGCAGTCAGAATAATTAGCAGGGGAAAGTAataaagggaaggggaagaggggagtATACCCACTGAGGGCGGAGGGTAGGGAGAGTAAATAGATAGGGCGAGAGTCAGTCGGGTGGTCATATCGCATCTTTGGGAGGGGGAGTCAATTCGTTAgtcagggtacgctagtttgaacagccatgttttaagattgtgcttgaattttttgtggcaaggttcctggcgtagttgggaaggcattttattccagtgggcaaTTCCTGCAATGATAAAtgatcgctctctaaaggtggtatgcttcatgagcttgggagagggagtctggagtttggcctggtgtggcgttcttgtgggtctggttggagtgtgaagcaggagatgttctgggaaccattgcatgtcgtggttatgaatggctttgtgtatgagcgtgagtactttatatactatcctggaggttacggggagccaatgtaatgattggaggacgggagtgatgtggtcatgacggtgtgtattggtgaggatgcgtgcagcagcattttgtaataactgtagcgGTTGTAGAGtattttttggtaagcctaggaggatagcgttgcaataatcaagtttagacaggatcatagcttgcagtactgtgcggaagttggaggtgtgaagaagaggtttgattctcctcaaggtgtggagtttgaagaatccgctttttatagtggccgaaatgaattttttgaggttaaattggttatctatcataatgccaaggttgcggactaGTAGGGTAGGAGGGCAGCTGGGTGGTGAATAAATACTCGTGTATATGCTACTgcgcacagttgtttgaaagttatcctctctggaTACAAAATAGCTGCAGACATCAGCCCTACGGGGgctattttaaaattgttctcaCTTTGTCTATGGGAGAAAAGCTaggtgaatcaggccctaaactgAGTTGGTCCTATGCTAAGTAACCTACATTAATGTGCAAAAAGTCTATCCTGATTCTGAGAACATGTACAATACCAGATGTAGGAGACTTTCATTTACAAAGTCAATATCTGCTATTTCGATGAAAGGATAAATCTCACTTTTGCCTCAAACTCATGTAGACCAAAGACATTACATAAACAGTCAAATATAGACTCACTTCAGTACGTGGAACAACCATCCATCCTGGGGGGGGAAAAGCCAAAACAAAGCACTGTATTGGCCTGTTCTTTCCATATCAACCATAGTCTCATATGATTTCTTTGTAGTCCGTTTTAAAAGGTTCCATCATTTCACAGCACTACTTCAGTTTTAAAGCCACAATCATCACTGTGATACCAAGATAAAAGGAGCATTTTCTGGATAAGAGCAactgaaaaagaataaaatgcaTATTTTAGTTGAAAGAGATGGGGGACAGAGTTACAGTTAACCTGTATTATGCAAGAAACTGAGGGCACTGACAGAGCAACCTTAAAATATGTTGCCACTTATTTTGAGCGCAGCTGCACTCTGCATGCTGATGAACAATTCTTCTGCCATTACTTCGGGCACAAGCTTCCAGGCACTGAAGTGTTGCAGCGAGCACGAACCGTTTCTTATTCCATGAAAAAAGACTATGCCCTAGCACTCAAaatggcttgggggggggggggggggtagggggagaaAATATTAAAGGTTGCACATAAAGCATGGCCTCTCAGTACAATGAGCGAGGGAATAAAAGTCTTCAAGAAGACTGCAGAATTCCTGTTTTGAAAAGACCCCCCAAGTCTGACAATCTGAATTCCATCAGCATGCCTAGGCGGGTTTAAGATGAGCATGGAAGAaagtgcaaaaaataaataaatcatactgtaaaacaaacaagcaaaaaggTTCACCCTCCATCTTCCATTTCTAAGTGCATCAGAAATGACACAGATTTATTGAAGCATAAGATGTCAAGGTCAAGCTCCCACTTTCTCAGTTGCAACAGGAGTGAGTGATTAGTTGGCATGAAATATCTTCAAAATGAACTGAGCTTACAAACTGGCAGGTTCTAAAGCACTAACACTAATTTAGAAGAAATTAGGttgtattaatattttattattatgttttgttGGGCCCCCTCATTTCCAGTTAGAATTAGAATTTCCTTCGCCTGGCTCCACGTCAGAAAGAACAGgcagatccagtcttggttttaccctattgaagggcttcccaaacttttagccaatgtgaccccaaaattcacatgaccccagacaaccaaaacaaattagtagGAATGTGGCTCCCACCCAacaatcactccactctcacttttaccacactcaggtTGAtcttctctctcaacctccatcccctCCAAAGGACCTCCTCTCTTAATATCCTCTTCAGCAGAACTCCTCTCAACCTATGCCACTCCAGGAGATGTAATTCTCTTACATCTCCCAGATGCACTCATTTATCCTGCCATCCCCTTCTCTCTgaccctccccatcccttttctCTTCCCCCCAGTTGATCCTCTCTCACCACAAGCTCTCCTTGCCAGCTGATCCTCTGTCATCCATCCCTCTCACCCCCATCCACATTCTTGCCTGTCatcccccatcctctctctcttaccccaCCTCATCTCTTCCCCTCCAAACCTTCTTTCACATACTCCCAGCTTATCGCCTCTCGCCCCCCAGCTCCTCAGTTGATTTTCTGTCATTCCCCTATCtgcaccctccacagccaatccctctcactgATCCAACCTTCAAATCCATCCTGCATCTGATCTCTTCCTTCAAACAACCCCTCTTCTAAAATCCCTCTGACCAGGGTCAGCAACAACATCTTCCTTTGGGTCCtaggccaaaggtggatgacatcTGGTGGGGATGGCTGATGACAagagcaacatttttctctttgatAGGTTTAGTGATGGGTGAGGAGAGGAACAGTGGCAATTTCCACTGGTCCATGcacacacagccctcccctcccctcatggctggCTCCAAACCTGAtggtgatctgcaagcagcagtAGCATTAGTACAGGGCTTGTGAGATAGTGTAAACTCACAGACCCTGCAATGTCCCTAAAGCCTCCTTATGCAGGGCCTCCTATTACCACAAGCTCACGTGAGGGTAGAGCCACTGCAGGGACTGTGAACACAATCTGGCTCACAGGTCCCATGCTAACTTATACTACTAATGCTGTTGGCAGCTGAGGCACTGGTAGCCCCAGCTGAAAGTTTTGTGATCCCATTTGGagtcctgacccacagtttgggaagtcctgccctGTTGCATGCATGGGATTGCCTCATTGATTTTATTTAAGAAAACCAGAACTAGAAGGTTCTTTCCTCAGACCTGGTTTAATATAGCAACGTTGTGAAACAGATATTAGTGAATTCTCACTACGAACAACTCCAAGCACAGCCAAGATCAATCTGTGACTTGCCTATAGAAGACAGCAGTAAGAAAGAGAAACATTTatgcttttttatattttttttcatataatttACAGTGTGTCAGCTTGACTATATATAACCACATAtacaactaaaataaaaatattgtacTAGTAATGATTGATGCACTTTAGGTACCGTGGCATTCAGAGCTGTCAAAGgggaagtagcagcagcagtagtagtgaAATGAACACTTCAAGGCACAGTGAGAAGGGCAAAAGCGCCACAGCAGTAATGGGATAAATACCTCAAGACACGGTGAGATGGGTTAAGGAGCCACAGCAGCAGTATTAGCATGAATGGACACCATAAGACACCTAAAGAGGAAGAAAtggcaccaacaatagtggcacGAACACCATATGacacttaggggctgatgcaaaaaagttGTGCTGAAGGCGGGCACTGagttttcagcgcccgctttcgtaacgcgcccccaggcatctctcctgggggcgcgatgcaatatATAAATTAGGGCTCATGCTGTCGAGGAGGTACTAGAGGCAATTGCGTGCCCCTAGCCCTTTACAGTGTGCGCTGGAGAGGAGTCTGCTCTCGGCGGCTGTGCCCCagttaagaaaacagacgctgaatttatcagcgtctgttttcctaaccatctgtcctgaaaggggatcggtccttttcactgacaaatgtcagtgaaaaggaccaatgggcaataagtgaaggagtgaataaatgaatattaagtgcccgacactttaatatttatttatacactccttctggtgccggtagtcaggttcagagaatggactcaatttatcagcgtccattttcctaaccagtgcatGCGCCAGggattcaggaaacagacgcttgtcaaCTGAGTGTCCacttcctgcacccgactgccagcgcttttttacaaattatttttttaaagagttgttcctcctacttaatatcccaacgatattaagtaggaggcagtacagaaaagcagttttttctgcttttctgtactagttttagtagcgctcagtaattaatgcctgctctgggcattaattgcataaggggattagttagcgcctatacaacccgcatTGAGCACATTGTATTGCACACTGTATTGAATCGGCCccacagtgtgctcggctgagcacactgtattgcattggccccttaaagAGAAGCAAAGAGCACCAATAATAGTGGCATGAGCATCACAAGGCACCTGCAGAGCAACAGTGGGATAAACACACCAAGACACAGTGAAAGGGCGAAGTAGAAGAAATAGCAGCATGAACACCTGAGGTTTAGAGTGTGGGGACGGCGCAAAGCAGATTGCTAGCAAAACCCCAAAGTGCGGGATATAGGATGTGGCAAACagcagagtggcatcaaaacctcCAAAACTATACTGCCACCAAGTATAGGTGAACTCTGTATTCAAGAAATCCAAACAACGATCACTCAAAATGATAACCCTATTAATATTCagacaacaaaacagaaaaagttcACATATCCAAGATGAGATGATGAATTGGCAATGAGATAAATCGCTCTCATGTACCCTTTTTTCTGTTTCGTTGTCTGAACATTAATTGGGTTATCATTTTGGATTCATCCAAACCTCCAAGGCCTAGAATGTGAGGCACTACAAACCCTTCC
Coding sequences:
- the LOC115099147 gene encoding DNA-directed RNA polymerase II subunit RPB3-like, with amino-acid sequence MVDMERTGQYSALFWLFPPQDGWLFHVLNKTYAQIHAVHRRFYYNVESCGSLRPETIVLSALSGLKKKLSDLQTQLSHEIQSDMLTIN